One genomic region from Kineobactrum salinum encodes:
- a CDS encoding SDR family oxidoreductase: MDVAGRIAIVTGGGNGIGRALCERFAREGAARVVVADLEQDSAQAVADAIGGDAFAVDVRDEAAVKAMVEAVEARYGRVDLCCSNAGIIAGDGEPWWATSAANATWQAMWEIHVMAHVYAARACLPGMLQRGEGCFVNTASAAGLLSQVGDAAYSTTKHAAIGFAESLAITHGDDGIKVFVLCPQAVATRMIDSVEEGGTAGVDGVLSAEQVADAVMEGLAAERFLILPHPQVADYRAFKAADYDRWLGGMRKLRRRFGNPTL; the protein is encoded by the coding sequence GTGGATGTTGCCGGACGTATCGCCATTGTCACCGGTGGTGGCAATGGTATTGGCCGGGCCCTGTGTGAGCGCTTCGCCCGGGAAGGCGCTGCCCGGGTAGTGGTGGCCGACCTCGAGCAGGACAGTGCCCAGGCCGTCGCAGATGCCATCGGCGGCGATGCATTCGCGGTCGATGTGCGCGACGAGGCAGCGGTCAAGGCCATGGTGGAAGCGGTGGAGGCACGCTACGGCCGGGTCGACCTGTGCTGCAGCAATGCGGGTATCATCGCTGGTGACGGCGAGCCGTGGTGGGCCACCTCGGCTGCCAACGCTACCTGGCAGGCAATGTGGGAGATCCACGTGATGGCTCATGTCTACGCCGCCCGCGCCTGTCTGCCGGGCATGCTGCAGCGCGGCGAGGGCTGTTTTGTCAATACCGCGTCCGCCGCCGGGTTGCTGAGCCAGGTGGGCGACGCCGCCTATTCCACCACCAAGCACGCCGCGATAGGCTTTGCCGAGTCACTGGCTATCACCCACGGCGATGACGGTATCAAGGTATTCGTGTTGTGTCCCCAGGCGGTGGCTACCCGGATGATCGACAGTGTAGAGGAAGGTGGCACGGCCGGTGTGGACGGGGTTCTCAGCGCGGAACAGGTGGCCGACGCGGTGATGGAAGGGCTCGCAGCGGAGCGTTTCCTGATCCTGCCGCACCCCCAGGTCGCCGACTATCGGGCATTCAAGGCCGCGGACTACGACCGCTGGCTGGGGGGCATGCGCAAGCTGCGGCGCCGCTTTGGCAACCCCACGTTGTGA
- a CDS encoding DNA-3-methyladenine glycosylase I has product MADRCSWCGTDPLYVTYHDQEWGVPVRDDKTLFEFLLLEGAQAGLAWITVLRKREGYRELFADFDAAKVARFSDKRLERILLDPRIIRNRLKVFGARKNARAFLEIQAKFGSFADYIWRFVDGKPLQNSWSSMAQVPATTALSDTISKDLKKRGFTFVGSTIIYAHMQATGMVNDHMTSCFRHSECRKLA; this is encoded by the coding sequence ATGGCAGATCGCTGCAGTTGGTGTGGAACCGACCCGCTGTATGTCACTTATCATGATCAGGAATGGGGCGTTCCTGTACGCGACGACAAAACACTGTTCGAGTTTCTGTTACTGGAAGGTGCACAGGCGGGGCTCGCATGGATAACTGTGTTGCGCAAACGCGAGGGCTACCGGGAACTGTTCGCGGATTTCGATGCCGCCAAAGTCGCTCGCTTTAGCGACAAGCGCCTGGAGCGTATCCTGTTGGATCCACGTATCATTCGCAATCGCCTCAAGGTTTTCGGGGCGCGCAAGAATGCGCGGGCATTTCTGGAAATACAGGCGAAATTCGGCAGTTTTGCCGACTATATCTGGAGGTTCGTCGACGGCAAGCCACTGCAGAACAGCTGGTCATCGATGGCGCAGGTGCCCGCAACAACGGCGCTTTCAGATACCATCAGCAAGGACCTGAAGAAGCGGGGTTTTACATTTGTGGGCTCGACCATCATCTACGCACACATGCAGGCCACCGGCATGGTCAACGACCACATGACATCCTGTTTCCGCCACAGCGAATGTAGAAAGCTTGCCTGA
- a CDS encoding acyl-CoA thioesterase: protein MPKELQQLLSLLEVQRIDKYLFIGNSPAKPQRVFGGQVLAQSLNAASRTVDASRSAHSMHAYFLRPGNPAMQIVYEVDPIRDGGSFTTRRVVAKQDGVPIFNTSISFQSAEDGFDHQFEMPQVPAPESLSTDFEHRSELARQHPDRFRPPMQLPIESRSVKPRDYLDPQPQEPERYIWLRTLDPEGEIGDNPIRHQTLLAFISDFALLGAALLAHPYTGESPELQVASLDHALWFHRPLRVDDYLLYAMDSPSAAGGRGFSRGSFYTRDGILVASVAQESLLRKKRGTAPVQR, encoded by the coding sequence ATGCCAAAAGAACTGCAACAACTGCTATCCCTGCTGGAAGTTCAGCGTATCGACAAGTACCTGTTCATCGGCAACAGCCCCGCCAAACCACAGCGGGTGTTCGGCGGCCAGGTGCTGGCACAGTCACTGAATGCAGCCAGCCGAACGGTGGATGCATCGCGCAGTGCGCATTCGATGCATGCCTACTTCCTGCGACCGGGCAATCCGGCCATGCAGATCGTCTATGAAGTGGATCCGATCCGCGACGGCGGCAGTTTCACCACCCGCCGGGTAGTGGCAAAACAGGATGGGGTGCCGATATTCAACACATCAATCTCCTTCCAGAGTGCCGAGGACGGATTCGATCACCAGTTCGAAATGCCGCAGGTTCCCGCGCCGGAATCGCTGTCAACTGATTTCGAGCATCGGAGCGAGCTGGCAAGGCAGCACCCGGACCGGTTTCGTCCGCCCATGCAGCTGCCGATCGAAAGCAGGTCGGTCAAGCCACGGGACTACCTCGACCCGCAGCCACAGGAACCCGAGCGATACATCTGGCTCCGCACCCTGGACCCGGAGGGCGAGATCGGAGACAATCCGATCCGGCACCAGACCCTGCTGGCGTTCATCTCCGACTTCGCGCTGCTGGGCGCCGCCCTGCTGGCCCATCCCTACACTGGCGAAAGCCCGGAGCTGCAGGTTGCCAGTCTGGACCACGCGCTCTGGTTCCACAGGCCATTGCGCGTTGACGACTATCTGCTGTATGCGATGGACAGCCCCAGTGCCGCGGGCGGGCGGGGCTTTTCCCGCGGCAGCTTCTATACCCGCGACGGCATCCTGGTAGCGTCCGTGGCCCAGGAATCCCTGCTGCGGAAAAAGCGCGGTACTGCGCCGGTTCAGCGATAG
- a CDS encoding isocitrate dehydrogenase kinase/phosphatase AceK regulatory subunit — MRQEKHERFARTILNGFEAYFAEFQNITLAARSRFEAQDWLGMHAASIDRIDLYKDATTRVLQYVELIAGNQLHDFGFWRAAKAAYADLIRGHNNFEIAETFFNSVYCAVFKHRKIRDEHAFVFSPRATCRLPM, encoded by the coding sequence ATGAGACAGGAAAAGCACGAGCGCTTTGCGCGCACCATCCTGAACGGTTTTGAAGCCTACTTCGCCGAGTTCCAGAATATTACCCTGGCAGCCCGCTCGCGCTTTGAGGCCCAGGACTGGCTGGGCATGCACGCGGCCTCCATCGACCGTATCGATCTGTACAAGGACGCCACCACCCGTGTATTACAGTACGTAGAACTGATTGCCGGCAACCAGTTGCATGATTTCGGCTTCTGGCGGGCGGCCAAGGCCGCGTACGCGGATCTGATCCGCGGCCACAACAATTTCGAGATTGCCGAGACCTTTTTCAACTCAGTCTATTGCGCCGTGTTCAAGCATCGCAAGATACGCGATGAGCACGCCTTCGTGTTCTCCCCCAGGGCGACATGCCGGCTCCCGATGTGA
- the aceK gene encoding bifunctional isocitrate dehydrogenase kinase/phosphatase: MSKVYRVYPLAGSLEKLLRELLQDYAFSLPYEDLERDIASIVDVTGRYLAPRFDLQRNDIQFQTLEHHFFRNKGAYIVGRIVSGPDSMPFVLPVLHTESGEVYIDTILFGADKVSVIFSFTRAYFMVDARIPSQYVLFLQQLMPAKPISEIYSSMGYNKHGKTYYYRCAYRHMTSTHDQFNVAPGIKGMVMSVFTLPSYDFVFKIIKDRFTPPKEMTREQVKAKYRLVKRWDRAGRMADTQEFTNLAFARERFSDELMKELHKVAPSLIEEHGKALIIKHVYVERRMTPLNLYLQDASDEQVVAVMDEYGNAIKQLAAANIFPGDMLLKNFGVTRHGRVVFYDYDEIVPLMECNFREIPAPRNEAEELASSPWYTVGPNDIFPEEFRLFFSGNQRARSAFDEMHSDIYQASFWQGLQQRIREGHVEDFFPYRRKFRFNRAPARQVAGS, encoded by the coding sequence GTGAGCAAGGTATACCGGGTCTATCCACTGGCCGGGTCCCTGGAAAAGCTGCTGCGGGAGCTGCTGCAGGACTATGCTTTCAGCCTGCCCTACGAGGATCTGGAGCGCGATATTGCCAGCATCGTCGACGTGACCGGGCGTTACCTGGCGCCGCGCTTCGATCTGCAGCGGAACGATATACAGTTCCAGACCCTGGAGCATCACTTTTTCCGCAACAAGGGGGCCTACATTGTCGGCCGCATCGTATCGGGGCCCGATTCCATGCCCTTCGTGCTGCCTGTGCTGCACACGGAGTCCGGCGAGGTCTACATCGACACCATTTTGTTCGGCGCCGACAAGGTCAGTGTAATCTTCAGTTTCACCCGCGCCTATTTCATGGTGGACGCCCGGATACCCTCGCAGTATGTCCTGTTCCTGCAGCAGTTGATGCCCGCCAAGCCCATCTCCGAGATCTACAGCTCGATGGGCTACAACAAGCACGGCAAGACCTATTATTACCGCTGCGCCTACCGGCACATGACGAGCACCCACGACCAGTTCAATGTCGCGCCCGGTATCAAGGGTATGGTCATGAGCGTGTTCACGCTGCCGTCCTACGACTTCGTATTCAAGATCATCAAGGACAGGTTTACCCCGCCCAAGGAAATGACCCGCGAGCAGGTGAAGGCCAAGTATCGCCTGGTGAAGCGCTGGGACCGGGCGGGCCGGATGGCCGATACCCAGGAATTCACCAACCTCGCCTTTGCCCGGGAACGGTTTTCCGATGAGCTGATGAAGGAGCTGCACAAGGTGGCGCCCTCTCTGATCGAGGAGCACGGCAAGGCGCTGATAATCAAGCATGTCTACGTGGAACGGCGCATGACTCCGCTGAACCTGTATCTGCAAGACGCCAGTGACGAACAGGTGGTCGCGGTGATGGATGAGTATGGCAATGCGATCAAACAGCTGGCCGCGGCCAATATTTTTCCCGGCGACATGTTGCTGAAAAACTTCGGCGTCACCCGCCACGGCCGGGTGGTGTTCTATGACTATGATGAAATCGTCCCCCTGATGGAGTGCAACTTTCGCGAGATACCGGCTCCGCGCAACGAAGCGGAAGAGCTGGCCAGCAGTCCCTGGTACACAGTGGGGCCCAACGATATCTTTCCGGAAGAGTTTCGCTTGTTTTTCTCGGGGAACCAGCGCGCGCGCAGTGCGTTTGACGAAATGCACAGCGATATCTACCAGGCCTCGTTCTGGCAGGGGCTGCAGCAGCGAATCCGCGAGGGGCATGTGGAGGACTTCTTCCCCTACCGTCGTAAATTCCGCTTCAACCGTGCTCCAGCCAGGCAGGTGGCCGGGTCCTGA
- a CDS encoding TetR/AcrR family transcriptional regulator, which translates to MAKISDTGLAGSNSPFNRSAQHDAKRTAILSQAARLFNSKGSRATTLQDISATLGLTKTSLYYYVKTKEELIYQCYLATLEHHLAGMDEIEARFPAPLDRARAFFLQQFETWLAARQNRGPHFAAPLEIASLPGPQRREVEARYISMFRRLRGYLRDAIATGSVRQCETTSATRAIIGSLDWIFSWLHSHPQDQVDHIALQAWDIVEYGFYNGSGEYVPAPMRPDPPQAGYIHGFDREAQKRLKQQAFYKAGTWFFNKQGFNGTSLDEIAEHLNVSKGAFYYHIKNKEDLLFNCYVYSLDITEGIYRQAAALEGSALHKLDQICRRIFFAQNSDQGPLIRYNTITALPLPRRKQILERTEEFNRSFGDVVRAGIADSSIRKIEPFIAQHLIAGAVNAAMDIKLWRRVDDLDATAVDYFDVFFNGLRPRPHQ; encoded by the coding sequence ATGGCTAAGATCAGTGATACCGGCCTCGCGGGGTCGAACAGTCCCTTCAACCGCTCGGCGCAGCACGATGCCAAGCGCACTGCCATCCTGTCCCAGGCGGCGCGTCTGTTCAATTCCAAGGGCTCCCGGGCAACCACTCTGCAGGATATCTCCGCGACGCTGGGGCTGACCAAGACCAGCCTCTACTATTACGTCAAGACCAAGGAAGAACTGATCTATCAGTGTTATCTCGCCACGCTGGAACATCATCTGGCGGGCATGGATGAGATAGAGGCCCGGTTTCCGGCGCCGCTTGATCGGGCCCGCGCCTTTTTCCTGCAGCAGTTTGAAACCTGGCTGGCGGCGCGCCAGAACCGGGGCCCGCACTTCGCTGCCCCGCTGGAAATCGCCTCCCTGCCCGGGCCGCAGCGCCGCGAGGTGGAGGCGCGCTACATCTCCATGTTCAGGCGATTGCGAGGTTATCTGCGCGACGCAATAGCCACCGGCAGCGTGCGGCAATGTGAAACCACGTCGGCTACCCGTGCGATAATCGGTTCTCTGGACTGGATATTCTCCTGGTTGCACAGTCACCCCCAGGACCAGGTAGACCATATTGCGCTACAGGCCTGGGATATTGTCGAGTACGGCTTCTACAACGGCTCCGGGGAGTATGTGCCGGCGCCCATGCGTCCGGACCCACCCCAGGCGGGCTACATCCACGGCTTTGACCGGGAAGCGCAAAAACGCCTGAAACAACAGGCCTTCTACAAGGCGGGAACCTGGTTTTTCAATAAACAGGGCTTTAACGGCACCTCTCTTGATGAGATTGCCGAACACTTGAATGTGTCCAAGGGCGCATTTTATTACCACATCAAGAACAAGGAAGACCTGCTGTTCAACTGCTACGTGTATTCCCTGGACATTACCGAGGGCATCTACCGCCAGGCCGCCGCGCTGGAAGGCTCTGCTCTGCACAAGCTCGACCAGATCTGCCGCCGGATTTTCTTTGCCCAGAACTCGGACCAGGGCCCGCTGATACGCTACAACACGATCACCGCACTGCCGCTGCCCCGGCGCAAGCAGATTCTCGAGCGTACCGAAGAGTTCAATCGAAGCTTCGGAGACGTGGTCCGCGCCGGCATCGCCGACAGCAGCATACGCAAGATCGAACCCTTCATTGCGCAGCATCTGATCGCCGGCGCGGTCAACGCGGCGATGGATATCAAGTTATGGCGGCGGGTGGATGATCTGGATGCCACGGCAGTGGATTACTTTGATGTATTTTTCAATGGCCTGCGGCCGCGTCCTCACCAGTAG